The following DNA comes from Silurus meridionalis isolate SWU-2019-XX chromosome 14, ASM1480568v1, whole genome shotgun sequence.
GGAATGTACTCTAATCCACCCCCTGCACCAGACAACGCCAAtgcaaaatctttttaaacaaaaaaccaaATGTTTAGTCTGATAtacacgtgaaaaaaaaaacaaataaactgctGTAGTTTTACCTTAAGTGACTCTGTGTTGtgaattattttgttgttgttttataacCCAGCGCTTTGCTTGTTGTTGAGGAGAAGAAACAGGCGGCAGCGGCGGCGAGTTCGACCTGTCGCAGCGCGCGCGTGGTTGGAGACTGCTTGTGTGGAACGAGGGGAGGGTTGAACGTTGGCCAGCCGCGCGCCGCCGGTCCAGGGCACGAGGAGGCTCCTCCAGTCCCCGCAGAGCCGCgagactttttttccccccgcctccatctctctctctttctcgcgggcgcgctctctctttctttctttctctctctcttccaatctccctctctctcgctcccccCTAGTCAGCGGGCGCGCTCCATGCCTTTCCGTTCCTTCCGACCATTTCTCCTTCCCGAGACACACAGACATTCCGCATTTTTGATCTGATTACTCCACTCCTTCTTTTCCATTCTCGTCCCTTCATCCAGCCTCGAACACCCTTTTTTCCGCTCCTCCGGTTGCACGAAGTGACTGATGATCGCGCCTCCAGAACGGAGACGCAGCAAatataaatgtcaaatttggtaGCAACCAGTgcgtcttttttatttttatattcaattaGACTGCAATATTATTATAACctaatgaataaagaaatatcGTTTTCTGTGTGATCCTAATGGAATGGGGTTGATGCCCCAAAAAACTTTGAAGTGGAAGAAAACCAGTATTGCTTATCACTTTAACGTCTAGTACACGTCTTTCCTTCTATGTAACAGGCTGTTTGACAGCTACATCTTTCTCTCAGCCTGTGAAATATCATCCATTtccaccgtgtgtgtgtgggggcgtCACGCACGCCGACCAATCAATACTTCCAGGTTTAGTGGAAACAAATGATTTGCCACCAATCAGCTCTCAGCATCGTTAAATCCACAGTTTCACAAACCTACAGGCGCTGCTGCAGGAGCACAGCCCTCAAAGTGCACACTGACTAATGCATGACTTTGAACTCTCCTGAACAATTTCCACAGTGGAGATCAGAGGTATGCatgcaaatgaaaaaacatacattttatgcAAATTTTTGCGTAGTATTGTCCCAAATGTccctttatttacattataagaataaaaaagtatatatttttttatgatgaatATGCTCTAGTAACTTCTACATCAATTATTTGGACAGATCCATCCATATTTTATGAACTACACTGATACTATATTCCATCAACTTTATTAAATTCTAATGGAAATACTCATTTTTTTGcacttatatatattatattatatattcataattcCTAGCACTTAGCATTCAATTAAGTGTATTCGCCTCAACAAAAATcgatatatttttcttattaatctATTCCGTGTTTCATGGTTTTATTGTTGAAACTAtatgcacacatatacatactatGGTCAATACATATTAGAATTAGAATagtataattattaacaatCCCCAGCCTTGTAGCTTGAGGTCTATGACATCAACATAACTATCTTCTTAAAATAGAACAGTCTATTATTATCCAATCAACTTAGTTCTTcaagaaatataattttttttacttaagatTTTGTCCtaatatgtgtataaaaaacCCCCACCATAATATTTCATAATGCTGTATTCCTGAAAGCATATATCCAAAGGAAAGATTTTCCCcagatttatatatacaaaaatacacaattgtTAATACgattgttttattaattgaaTTGGAATAGTTACATTAATTGCAACCCaggattaaatatatttaaaaaaaggtataaagATAAGACAGAAATGTACATTCATAACTAGTCAAACCCActcaaaataatgtaaaatattcatGATCTCATTAACTGCAAAAACAATCATTCAGCATCTCCTTAGAAATGTACAGATATGATAAttgaaacaaataataatatatatataagagagtgagggagagagagaaagtgagataCTGTATCTACTGTCAATGTAGAAACACATTAAAGGCATAATACTGTATTTAATCTTAAACACTGGCTGCATAGAACAAAGCATTTGCATAGAgcttaaaaaaagaagtaattAAAGGCTATTAGCAAATGgcattcataaaataaaattaatattaattctaACAATCACAAAAATTAAAGCAAAACAGTctttgaggacaaaaaaatTGAATGCATAATCTGTTCAAAAGTGAGAAATTATTATATGGTGACAAAATATaacaatttgtaataaaaacaattttctaaAGCTTGTCTAGATGTTGGATTTGACACTGTAATTCCTGTTTCTGTGGTTCAACACTATAGGTTGGTTCAGCAAGAAGTCATTTACGAGAAGGGGCACTCGTCATACACATCCACCCCCTGCTCCTCCTCAAATGTCACCTTGACATCATCCGAATCCAACtattgcagaaaaaaatacaatatttgcAGTCACAAAATAGATGATGATACAATGTGACTCAGTAATACAAGACAAAATTAGTAAagtagaaacaagtcaaatagACAATGTTAAGCGATTTATATTCagaagtttttttaaatatgctaaatatattttaataactcGTCCTGATTATGGCTTTTACAAACACATATGTGAATTGTATTGTACAGTAGAAtaacattttctattttctgtCTTTGCACTTAAAAGTATGTAAAGTGTAGACATAATATCTTTCTATGAGTCTGAATGAACAGTATATGACTTACACATTTCATCTCTGTGGTACTGTAGAGGCATCTGGACAAGAGAATGCGCAGAGGGACGGTAAGAATGAGAACGAACGGCAGGGCCAGTGAAGCTTTAGTGGATTTCACTGCCCACAAGGCGCCCAAACACACCAGCTGGATAATGGTGAAGAGGTTCATTCGCCAGGTTTTTacctgaaaaggaaaaagaaaggaagcgTTGTCgaaaaactatacatttataatagGTTCATGGTTAATAAGTGTAAGGTTTATTACACAAACATTGGAATGCATTATAATAACAGTGAGCATTTGACCTAGATTTAATCTCTGTCCCAAAATGACATGACATCATCATCTATATTATAAAGATATTTTGGAAAGAAGATATTAGAATACATTCTAACAAAACTCAACATGTTGTCTGGGACAGTAAGCATAGATAAAGCATAACAGACAATTTAATAtggaataatttataattaatacttttgcacatatgtattttattttaactttttccaAGTTTGAAAAGCAAGAAATAGGTGGCTATAAAGAATTCGGATTacggttattaaaaaaaaaaagaataataaccTTGTAACATAGACACTCCATGCCATTACaagtaattaattatttaaaaatgactgtTATATTACTATAATGTTAAGAGGAAAGAAAGTATTACTTAAATGGCTGACAGTTTGCAATTACATATGTATCATTTGTTCATAGCAAAAGCTTTAATAGAAAATAAGTAGCATTAAGATGTTATCATACTCTGGTGGCGTAGGGATGTGATGGGTGATACTTTTTAGGCACAACCAATAGCTGTACACGATCCCAGAGCTGAAGACCACTTAGAGAGGTAATACCCATGTAGAGAAAGATGCCAAACAGAGCTGACATGGGAATCAACTTCAGGATGggctccatgaagatagatACACCTGACATAAAAGAAAGCCAAACACAGACTGTTATTTCAGACCAAGTATGAGTACATAGATTTTGTTTTAGCCAATAGTTCGTTTTGCCAATTGTTAGTTCTCACATGAAAACCCTGAAAAGCAAAGGGAAAGGAAGATCCAATCTCCTAATTCTCTGGATTTGTAGAAATGAATTGCTCtcacaaataaaacatcataTTCCCCATATAAGTTCCCCTGCATGCTCACTTTAGTGCTCAGTTCATGCATATATTAAAGATTCTGTTTTAATGCAAAAAGATGTTTTATCAGATCCTTTTTTATTGAATCTTTAGGAAAATACAGCAGTATGTTTTCTTGATATTTGTAAAGCACATTTTACAACCTGCCTTGCGTTGATTGCTGTTATTAATAGGGAAATATTGCTGTCCAGATTGTTGTCATTCAGCATTGTATGCTTATAAGTGTGACAACATGCATGAGACTAACTTCACTTGATGTTGGCTGTATCAGAGGCAAGATGTTGGTATTACAGCATTTGAGAAAGTGAATAGAAGGTAAATGATCCTGGTATTAGAAACAGCATTAAGGTATAACGtatttaggaaaaaaacatgcgcacacacacacacacacacacacacacacacacacacacacacacacacacacacacacacattcacaatatGCGGCATCAATCCGGTACTCACCAACTAAAGCGGCTACTACAATCCCACTAAACCTCTGCTCCAGCACTTTACTGATTTCAGGTTTAGGGCCTTTGGACATGACAGTGAGGGCATTGGCATGGGAGACAGATCGCACCGTTGCAGCACTAAGCCAGGGGGCACCAAAAACAGAGGCAATTCCACCCATCGCCACTATCAGGAGCAAATCCAAATGGAAGCCAGAGCCCTTCACCATCTTTCTCTCTGGTTTGCTTACAATCAATCTGCAATTTGGGAAGATACATTTAATTCCAATGAATTATATTACAATGCAACAGGTAAAACATTATGATTTTTAAGCTATTAACCATGTGAACAAACAGAACGGTTCAAGATTCAGgtccaaaaaattatttatccCAAGAGCTGGTCTAGTTTCCACTtagcattttgttgtttgttttagaaaatcATCTGTAATCTTTTCTTCTACTTtagattctttcttttttaattcttcCAACTGACAGAGCAATTTCCACTCACTAGTTAATTCTTCCTCTAATGCACAAAATCAATCCTATTCCAACTCTGCTCCTGTATTACTGAAGCTACCTAAGTAACCTAAGCTAATTAACCTTAATTTaaaggggagggggggggggtaaACAGGGGCACAACAATGGAGTGAGAGTAGGTAATGTCTGTTGAATATGTAGTAGTAAACTCTTGGCAAAAGATGGCTGTGTTGAATGCTCTTTTGCCACTCCTAAATTTTTCTCTTCAAAGCGCTACTCACGTGGTGATCTGGGACTCGAGGAAGATGAGAATAAAAACCAGTAAAGCTGGAACAGCACTGCCAAACATTAGCCAAATGGGGAATGGTGAGCTTTCTCCAGTGGGGTTGATTAACCAAGATCGGGCGGTAGGGTTGGTCACACTCAGACCCTTCGGGACCTTCAGTTTCTAAAGGGATTTGATAGAAAATTAACACAAGTCTTAGTACATACATAACCACATTAGCGCAATTGTTTATCATTTTAtcttgaataaaataaataaatgaaaggtccttatatttaattacagagtgtaattgtgtaatttaAAAGTATAATTATTCATATGAAAGTCATATGATATGAGATTCTGTGCTGTGCAAAGCTCTTAGAAACTTGTAAAGACAACTACATGTTAACAAGGCaaagaaatggcaaaaaaaatctacttttttCACCTTaacccttttttccccccagaatCTAATCAGGTCCTCCTCTGGTTACAATGATCTTTTCATATAAATCCAACAAACATGCAACCATTCATACTTGAGGTATTAAGCTAACAAGAATCTCTGACACGCATGGTCAGACTGAAAGATGCAGAGTAGAGGGACGAACACACAGACAGCCTGAACAACCTGAACCTGTCTTCTAGAGGAATTCAAATATGTGAAGCAGGTCAGTAttctttacaataaaaaaaagtgtatattttataaaatataaaaaaattgtaacttcttattgtagtttattattattattttttacattatacgatcaacattaaatcattaaatgttACTCTTTCGTAACCTCATGGGATTTGTgcacaatgctgtgtgtgtttttaattagcTTATTAACCATTAAATAGACTAAACATGACAAACATAATTGCTGAAACCACTAAcgaatatttatgaatatttataatctGCAGTAAAAACTTTCATTTCCTGATTTTACAATAATCTCTTTGAGAATATATTTTTCTGACCTGTGTGTAAACATCTTTAATACTGTAGTCAATCCCAACCATGATAAAGAGGGCGATGGGCACACCAAAGTCTCCAATCATGCGACGAACCTAGGAAAAGGCATTGACTCAGTAAAACACAATAATGCATTTATCCGCATTCCCTGACCAGCACAAATGCAGCATTTGTAAAAAGTCTGTCATTACTACATTAACTCAGATCTATACCATCAGATCTATTTCTCTAAAGTGAATATTTAGCTGAAAATTGCTGCCATAGCACTTTTGTAattcatatatacactataagtTTACAAATGAACCCATACTTATGGTCATACGTACAGGGCCAGGGAGGAAGATGCTATTCTTGAATTGACGGAGAAAGTAAGCTATGAAGAAGCAGCCCAGCATCAGGCACATGGAGAGAAGGGCAGTGTTAGGGTATATGTTCTTAATGTCTTCTGTACTGTTGACACCTGCAGTTTTGCCAACCACACCTATGGTGTCCCATAATGATTTATTCTGTTCTTCGTATTTCAGTTTTAGAGGGTGAGCTTCAAAAATCTATAAAGAGAAATAGGATATAAGAGGAAAGAACATGTGGCACTTGGTGATcatattaaacaaatgtaaaacaaatgtaaaacattgttGCTATCAgagaataaaaatttatatgaCATGCTAATTGTTGGCTGACAGCTACCATTTGCTATTATGTTAATATATTAGCTTTTTTAGATTGGTTTCAAATGGTTGGAAAATCAACAATGTAACAATGTTTGAAAGATGtcaattcattacatttaaaataacaagACAGTCAGCATATGTTAATTAGTTAGAGTGTTTTCAGCTCTGAAGTTGCAAGTTCAAACAATTAGATAACCCTCTCTTTAGTTCCAGTGACAAAGAAATAgtataaatgaaagaaacaagtttttcaaagttttttaaaatacagttcTAAgtgtttttaatagtttttggCTGCTGATAAAAGTCACAGTTAGATTTATCTCTCTCATTgacaaaacatttctgaaataaaaatcactgcACACCATTTGATCGTCATATTTACCTTGAAAAGCTTGTAAAAAGTTTCATAAATGAAAATGAGCGAGATGAGGATGGAGAAGATCTCTTGGGTAAAACGAGAGATGAAGCGAACGAGAAAACTAGCCTCTGCCGCTACCACAATCAACACAATGAGGATCAGCCACATTCCCACCCATACACGTCCCACAATGTACTCGTAGCCCTGCGATTGACAGAACTGAcggacaaacaaacaaaaacaggaaaacattttATGGATTCACTTTATCCATTCTTGAAACCACATTTAGGCAATATAATTCACTTTTTTATGTCAATAAATGTAAAGTTATATTTCAGTTGTTAAGTGGGGCAGCCCTACTTGATAGAATGCTTCTTCAAACACCAGGAGTGGCCCACTGAATCCGATGACCAGCACAGGCTGGGCAGCCAATAGGCAGAAAATTATTCCCTGTATACTGGTGGAAATCAACAGCTCTGACACccccatccatctatctgtcttgTCCGCTAAAAACAATAGAGACAGTAGTGAGAAATAGTCGAAATTCAGGAACAGATCCAAAATGGATAAGACTTAAAAAGGAAAACAGTGCTTACCCAAAAGTCCCCCaaaagtgatagcaggagaAAGGGCAGCAAAGTAAATAAAGATGATGGCAGAAAACACCTGAGGATTTAGAGCATCAATAAAGTCACTCAGGTAATAGGGGTAACGACGTTTGATGTCCTTGACCATTCCACCAAAGGGATATCCAGTTCGAGCCAATGGATCGTCCTGTGGATGCTCAGCCTCTGCACATGTGTACATAAGAGTGACTTAAAAACTTTAAGTGACTTTAAGAAAATGCTCgcttgtgttttttatatatacacacacacactgaactaaTAATAATAGCCACTATTGAAACCTCACCTTTTTGTTTTGGTCCAAGTTGGATTCGGGTGTCAGAGGGCCGGAGTCTGTCATGCAACATCTTCTTTTGGAAACGGATAATTGGCTGGAGCATGGTCTCGCTCTGGATCTCAGTGGGCGGGATCACAACACTGCAGTCCATGAAGTCAGCAATGGCATTGGTCAGCTCTTTTTCACTTTCAGCAAGATAGGCCTCCAAGCTGAAGACCTTTTGgttgagagacagacagatggggaGAGAAGAGTAAAGACCAAGTAAATCAAATTCTCATACATGAGCAAATTAAACATAATGACCAATGGTTTTTCTCATTGTTggttgatgttttcaatttggCCCCATTCATTCAAGTACCTTAATTCTTTACTTCATGCAGCACTCacaatgaaaaatgtttaaCCTATGTTTTGACCaacatatttttatgaaatcCACCTATGGATCTTCCTTccccaaacagaactttttaGTAGTGCGGCTGCTTCATGCTTATtaagttttaaatattaatttttttagccACTTCCTCTCTCACCCAGTCGGCCAGGAGTGTACCCATGGCTCGTCCGCTCTCGTGGAAATCTACGGCACTTTCGGTAGGTCCTACCAGGACAAATACAAAACGCACAGGCACAGAAGCCTCCATAATCCCGTCCATCATCACGGAATCTTGGAGTCGGACAAATGCCACGACAGGCTTCTGTAAAGACTCCACAGCACCTACACAAAAGTGAGATTCcatatgcaaaatatatatatatatatacagtatatatatatatatatatatatatatatatatatatatatatatatatatatatatatatatatataattatattaaaatgtctcAATTTATTATCCTTCCACCTCACCTGATAACACAATAGATGCCTCTACATTATCGGAGGTGTCTCTCTGATTGAAAAGAAATGAGAGCAAAATCAGTAAAAGCCTGACTGATACAGGTTATTGTTAGAAGCTACATGCTTCGATTAAAGGTTCCTCAAGGGCTCTTTGTAGGTTTAACATAGGTCTAATATAGATTTCATATAGTATAGTTTTAACTGTAGGTTTAGGTaactataatttttatttaacttaattAATCCCTAGATGCATTCCTAGATTGGTTGtacattgtgtgtttattgtagGTATTAAAGACACAAATggtaatgcataaaaaaatggtaAACATATCGATACCTAATGGTTGTATCAATACACACTAGCTTCTGTACAAATGCCCATTTTTGCAGTTATTCAATCAGTCAGTCATATGCTAGCAGCACAATGCgtaaatcatgcagatacaggtcaagattCAGTTAACCTTAAATATCAGAatggggaaaatgtaatgtttgtgaCTTTAACCATGCTATGGCTGTTGGCATCAAAAAGGTTGTTTGAGAATTTCAGAAATTGTTggtctcctgggattttcacataCAAGTCTGTACAGCGTACACAGAAAATCCCTTtttgatcttcttcttcttttggcttctcccattaggggtcaccacagcggatcattcgtctccatacccctctgtcctttacatctgcctctttcaaaccaactacctgcatgtcttccctcatcacatccataaacctcctccttggtcttcctcttttcctccttcctagcagctccatcctcagcattctcctaccaatataccccatgtcccacctctacacatgtccaaaccatctcaatctcgcctccctcaccctgTCTTTAAAACGTCCTActtgcgctgtccctctaataaactcatttctaatactAGAAAATCCCTTGTTGATAAGAGaggtaaaaggtaaaaaagatataatagCTCAAATATTCAATCTTCAATCAAACCTGACAGTAAATAGGCTACAACAGCCTAGTACTGTTCCAGTCCATTCCAGTCAGCCAAGAACAATCTGAGGTTATACATAAATGGTCCAATTCGGTTGTGTTTGTGCCCATAATAAACTCAGATtattgttcttggctgacaggagtttCCCTTGtcagtttttgttgttgtattctATCCACCTTAAAATTCTGATGTTGGGCGCATTCTAAGATGCTTTTTGGCTCACTGCAGTTGGAAAGAGTGCTTTTGTTACAATTGATTTCCTGTCAGCAACATCCAATCTGCTTGTTTTTGTCTGATCACTCTCATTAACGAGGAGTTTCAGCCTAAAGAAGATGCTAAAGACAGCTAGAGACTGGTGTGTGTAAAACTTAAACAAAATCAGCCAtttctaaaatactcaaaccagcctatCAGGCACCAACAACCCGGCCACAGTTATGGTGACAGAGATTGCACATTTCCCCCAAGCTAGTGTTTGATATAAGCATTCAAATGAGGTCCTATCGGTTCTTTGGATGAATCAAGGctctaaatttaaatgtaaatattctaaATCGAACAGCTTCTATTGTAGGTGTcgagataaaatattttaaagcctTGAATAAAAATTTCAGATTTTCGAAGTCGAGTTGGAGCATTtaggtgtatgtatatactAATTAACAGACAATTGGGTCGCAAATAAAAAGTGCTACCTGTTTGGTGACAGAGAAGGTCTGCATCTCGATGCCTGCTGAGGTAACGTAAGGGCCTTCAGTCTGACTGTGAACCaccaaaaaagtaaaagttagTAGGATAGTTATCAAGGGTGCAATGAAAGGGAGTTTATTCATCTGGTTGAGGTTTACCTGCAACTCAAAATTTATGTCAAGTGGTCTTTGGCCCATGGACCAGACCTCATACATACTAAACTAGCACTTTGTGGTTACCtgcatgtgtttatgtgttttacCTGCGCTTCTCCAACAGTGCTTTCAGCAAGGTCTCCCGATCTGAGGCCCGAATCTCATTCTTTTCCAGAAGTTCATCTACGATCTTCTCGGCAATGAGTGTAAAGTCATTTGTTTCCACATCTAACAGCACAGCCGCTGCAGATATCCAAACAAGGTGTTAGTtaaatgaagacaaaaaaaataagaaaattctACAAgctttttaaaaggttttgtgGCATTTTAAGCTATTTTAGGGTGCTAGttagaattttatatatttttttatttgccaaaTTTTTTAATGTGGATGTTTGAAAACCTCATGGCTTTATGCAAAACTACATGCAAAGTGATGAGAATAGCAATATTTCGCTTTACCTGTGCTCATGATTTTGCGGAGCTGAATAAGGCTTCTGAAAGTAAGGCAGGAAATGTGTGATGACCCCCATTTTCCAGTAGTTTGGTTGAATGTTTCTTCATACCCCACCCAGCGACCGGTCTCTTGCCAATTTCCCCCCAACAGCTCGTTCAACTCCACATATGActgatacacacagacacatattgAATCACATGATGGAATGCAGTTGTGGGGTTTGAGTGGAATGAGGTGATGTGGACTAGGCATGTGTATTTACCTGAGCATCACCTCTGGTGGTGGCGTTGGTGTTAGTGTTCCAGGCAGCTGTatcacaacacacaaaaaaacatcattataataatgttGAGACTCACAAGGTGGATATTATTGTGATGTAATCTTGAAGAGACATTGGTAGTAATCTGCATGCCTTTAAGTTTTACAAGTGTGGTGAGAATTAAATTTATTCACGATATTCAAGAATATACTCTGGCTACATACAAGAtacaattttgttttaatataagaCAAACTCTTCTGTACTGCAAGTTGCGTACTATACTGCAATTTAAACTTCCACTTCGTAGTATCATGAGATGGTATTGAAGTATTGAATGAGGCTAAAATAACCCCTAATACTAAAACGAGGTAAACATCAAAATAGTCAGCaaaaacttaataaataaatacatattgtcATACCATAGGCATTGTTGTGAAACCTCTAATATTGTATACCTTTCCAAAACCTATTTTGATTAACTTGCAGTAAgcatagaagtgtgtgtgtgtgtgtgtgtgtgtgtgtgtgtgtgtgtgtgtgtgtgtgtgtgtaagtatcagtgtatttatatgttttttagtTACCATCTGGGTGTGCACTGATGATGTAACTCTCAGGGGGTTGCCCCTCCTGCAGCTCCTGTCGCTTCTGCTCCAAGTCATAACTCCCTGAATGTTCAGGAAGAGTCCTACAGGGGGCGAAAGAGAGCCAAGACTGAAGAAATTAGACTCATGACCCACTGCACAACATTTCAGTATCACCCTTTGGTCTCACCAGAGCTTACGTATGATAGGCCAGGCTGCACTCTGTCCTCTTTTTATCATCCTAAAACATGAACAGTAATGTTTACTCTCTAATCAGTGAGTTTAGAGCTAAGCCAGACCAGGGTTTCTAGAGGTTTttgggctgtttttttttttggttttttttatggatCCTGGTGCAACTATACATTAATGATT
Coding sequences within:
- the slc4a1a gene encoding solute carrier family 4 member 1a (Diego blood group), encoding MDAVLNFAGDNDMSYEDADSPPASPFSMTLPEHSGSYDLEQKRQELQEGQPPESYIISAHPDAAWNTNTNATTRGDAQSYVELNELLGGNWQETGRWVGYEETFNQTTGKWGSSHISCLTFRSLIQLRKIMSTAAVLLDVETNDFTLIAEKIVDELLEKNEIRASDRETLLKALLEKRSQTEGPYVTSAGIEMQTFSVTKQRDTSDNVEASIVLSGAVESLQKPVVAFVRLQDSVMMDGIMEASVPVRFVFVLVGPTESAVDFHESGRAMGTLLADWVFSLEAYLAESEKELTNAIADFMDCSVVIPPTEIQSETMLQPIIRFQKKMLHDRLRPSDTRIQLGPKQKEAEHPQDDPLARTGYPFGGMVKDIKRRYPYYLSDFIDALNPQVFSAIIFIYFAALSPAITFGGLLADKTDRWMGVSELLISTSIQGIIFCLLAAQPVLVIGFSGPLLVFEEAFYQFCQSQGYEYIVGRVWVGMWLILIVLIVVAAEASFLVRFISRFTQEIFSILISLIFIYETFYKLFKIFEAHPLKLKYEEQNKSLWDTIGVVGKTAGVNSTEDIKNIYPNTALLSMCLMLGCFFIAYFLRQFKNSIFLPGPVRRMIGDFGVPIALFIMVGIDYSIKDVYTQKLKVPKGLSVTNPTARSWLINPTGESSPFPIWLMFGSAVPALLVFILIFLESQITTLIVSKPERKMVKGSGFHLDLLLIVAMGGIASVFGAPWLSAATVRSVSHANALTVMSKGPKPEISKVLEQRFSGIVVAALVGVSIFMEPILKLIPMSALFGIFLYMGITSLSGLQLWDRVQLLVVPKKYHPSHPYATRVKTWRMNLFTIIQLVCLGALWAVKSTKASLALPFVLILTVPLRILLSRCLYSTTEMKCLDSDDVKVTFEEEQGVDVYDECPFS